From the Vidua chalybeata isolate OUT-0048 chromosome 28, bVidCha1 merged haplotype, whole genome shotgun sequence genome, one window contains:
- the LOC128800819 gene encoding basic salivary proline-rich protein 2-like, with product MAASQSRGLQGPRSCGVPGLRGGGSPRAPLPVLASSSSAPGEPQRSKPPPPPAHGPGPPPAGSWRLRARPWARQRLGKRPSIPARLPRGREGFRRRDGGGGSSLGSADGRGRTRRLPEVLPAERLHPGNGPGAPEPRTPDRPAARKPPAPSRRSPPRAGAAVEPPRRGNEAHLGGLGRDRAPSPDRAPGPAPRSTKRRPAVPVPPPARRAAAVTHRSPAGGGGGAVPPLPGTMEGSPGRGERRSPAAAALTAAAPWQPRSGPAGGGGGRRSRSRCRTRSRRRGRPDAAAAAARPPRPAERPPPPN from the exons ATGGCTGCTAGCCAgagcagggggctgcagggcccaCGCTCCTGCGGCGTCCCCGGGCTGCGCGGGGGGGGCTCTCCCCGAGCCCCgctccctgtgctggcatcCAGCTCGTCGGCACCCGGAGAGCCCCAGCGGAGCAAGCCACCGCCTCCACCTGCGCACGGCCCCGGTCCCCCCCCGGCCGGGAGCTGGCGGCTCCGAGCCCGACCGT GGGCCAGGCAGCGACTCGGAAAACGACCCTCGATTCCCGCCCGGCTCCCCCGCGGCCGGGAGGGGTTTCGGCGTCGGGACGGCGGCGGCGGTTCCAGTCTCGGTTCGGCCGATGGACGGGGTCGGACCCGCCGCCTTCCCGAAGTGCTGCCCGCCGAGCGGCTGCACCCCGGGAACGGCCCCGGGGCCCCCGAGCCCCGCACACCGGaccgccccgccgcccgcaaacccccagctccctcaagGCGGAGCCCCCCCCGCGCCGGTGCCGCCGTCGAGCCGCCCCGCCGGGGCAACGAGGCGCACCTGGGGGGGCTCGGCCGCGACCGAGCCCCGTCCCCCGACCGAGCCCCCGGGCCAGCCCCGCGGAGCACAAAGCGACGCCccgcggtgccggtgccgcccCCCGCGCGGAGAGCGGCGGCCGTTACTCACCGGagccccgcgggcggcggcggcggcgcggtgCCGCCGCTCCCGGGAACAATGGAGGGGAGCCCCGGCCGGGGCGAGAGGcgcagccccgccgccgccgcgctcaCAGCGGCCGCCCCATGGCAGCCCCGGTCCGGCCCGGCcggcggaggcggcgggagGCGCTCCCGGAGCCGCTGCCGGACGCGCTCCCGAAGGCGCGGCCGCCCCGacgccgccgctgccgctgcccgcccgccgcgTCCCGCCgagcgcccgccgccgccgaaCTAA